Proteins found in one Nostoc sp. NIES-3756 genomic segment:
- a CDS encoding tetratricopeptide repeat protein: protein MHNLRYIYASKGDVDEAIALFNKSLEIKESIGDVRGKAMTLWWLGDLAEQQGEYTKAISYLQPALEILQRLKSPDAESVSASLDRIIRNS from the coding sequence TTGCACAATTTGAGATATATCTACGCCAGCAAAGGGGATGTGGATGAAGCGATCGCACTTTTCAATAAGTCTTTAGAAATAAAAGAAAGCATTGGAGATGTCCGAGGCAAAGCCATGACTCTGTGGTGGTTAGGAGATTTGGCAGAACAGCAGGGTGAATACACTAAAGCGATATCTTATTTGCAACCAGCTTTGGAGATTTTGCAGCGATTGAAGTCACCGGATGCTGAAAGTGTGAGTGCAAGTCTTGATAGGATAATTCGTAATTCGTAA
- a CDS encoding diflavin flavoprotein: protein MVAMSTTGNANTENVQHRLTVETVEIAPNTTAIRCLDWDRDRFDIEFGLQNGTTYNSYLIRGEQTVLIDTSHQKFRQLYLEKLKSLINPKAIDYIIVSHTEPDHSGLVEDVLQLAPRATVLASKIALQFLEGLVHDPFSKRIVKSGDRIDIGKGHEIEFVSAPNLHWPDTIFSYDRKTEVIYTCDAFGMHFCDNRTFDEDLEAIEADFRFYYDCLMGPNARSLLNAMKRMGDLGKIKIIANGHGPLLYHHLDVLTECYQSWSQRQAKAETTVGLFYVGDYGYSNLLVQAIGEGIQKTGVAVEMIDLSTAEIQEIQELAGRAAGLIIGMPPTTSVAAQASISSLLSVVKDKQVVGLFECFGGDDEPIDTIRRKFIDLGVKEAFPAIRIKEVPGSSAYQLCTEAGTDLGQLLTRERNIKQIKSLDVNMEKALGRISNGLYIVTTKKGDVSSAMLASWVAQASLQPLGFTIAVAKDRAIDTLMQVGDRFVLNVLEESNYQELKKQFLKRLHPGADRFAGVRTQTAKNGSPILTDALAYMECEIQSSMECSDHYILYCTVEDGRVSKPDGLTAVRHRKVGNYY, encoded by the coding sequence ATGGTAGCGATGTCTACGACCGGCAACGCCAACACAGAAAATGTTCAGCATCGGCTGACTGTAGAAACTGTAGAAATTGCCCCTAATACTACGGCGATTCGCTGTCTAGACTGGGATCGCGATCGCTTCGATATCGAATTTGGACTGCAAAACGGTACGACTTATAATTCATATCTAATTAGGGGCGAACAAACAGTTTTAATCGATACTTCTCACCAGAAGTTTCGTCAACTGTATTTAGAAAAACTCAAAAGTTTAATCAACCCTAAAGCTATTGATTACATTATTGTCAGTCATACAGAACCAGACCATAGTGGTTTAGTTGAAGATGTGCTGCAATTAGCACCAAGAGCGACAGTTTTGGCTTCTAAAATTGCCTTGCAATTTTTGGAAGGTTTAGTACATGATCCTTTTTCTAAGAGAATTGTTAAAAGTGGCGATCGCATAGATATAGGTAAAGGTCACGAAATTGAATTTGTCAGTGCGCCTAACCTCCACTGGCCTGATACCATCTTCAGTTACGATCGCAAAACCGAAGTCATTTATACCTGTGATGCTTTTGGGATGCACTTCTGCGACAATCGCACCTTTGACGAAGACTTAGAAGCTATTGAAGCTGATTTTAGATTTTACTACGACTGTCTCATGGGGCCTAATGCTCGTTCCCTGCTGAACGCAATGAAGCGCATGGGAGACTTGGGCAAAATTAAGATTATCGCCAACGGTCACGGGCCTCTGTTGTACCATCATTTAGATGTGTTGACCGAGTGTTACCAAAGTTGGAGCCAAAGACAAGCCAAAGCAGAAACCACCGTCGGCTTATTCTATGTCGGTGATTATGGCTATAGCAACTTATTAGTTCAAGCCATTGGCGAAGGTATTCAAAAAACTGGTGTTGCGGTAGAAATGATTGACCTCAGCACCGCAGAAATTCAAGAAATTCAAGAATTAGCAGGTAGGGCAGCTGGTTTAATTATTGGTATGCCTCCTACAACCTCGGTAGCAGCACAAGCTAGTATTAGTTCCCTGCTATCTGTAGTCAAAGACAAGCAAGTAGTCGGCTTGTTCGAGTGCTTTGGGGGAGACGATGAACCCATTGATACCATCCGCCGCAAATTTATCGACTTGGGTGTTAAAGAAGCCTTCCCCGCAATTCGCATTAAAGAAGTTCCCGGCTCATCCGCCTATCAATTGTGTACCGAAGCGGGTACTGATTTGGGACAACTGCTGACAAGGGAACGCAACATTAAGCAAATCAAGTCCCTCGATGTCAACATGGAAAAGGCATTGGGACGCATTAGCAACGGGTTGTATATTGTCACAACCAAAAAAGGTGATGTCAGTAGCGCCATGTTAGCTTCCTGGGTAGCACAAGCCAGCTTGCAACCATTGGGCTTTACCATTGCTGTAGCCAAAGACCGGGCTATTGATACTTTAATGCAGGTAGGCGATCGCTTCGTCCTCAACGTCCTAGAAGAAAGCAATTACCAAGAACTGAAAAAACAATTCCTCAAGCGTCTGCACCCCGGCGCTGACCGCTTTGCAGGCGTGAGAACCCAAACCGCTAAAAACGGCTCCCCCATTCTTACAGACGCTTTAGCATACATGGAATGCGAAATCCAAAGCAGCATGGAATGCAGCGACCACTACATTTTATACTGCACCGTCGAAGACGGTCGTGTCTCCAAGCCCGACGGACTGACCGCAGTACGTCACCGGAAGGTTGGTAATTATTACTAG